From Cannabis sativa cultivar Pink pepper isolate KNU-18-1 chromosome 8, ASM2916894v1, whole genome shotgun sequence, a single genomic window includes:
- the LOC115699171 gene encoding uncharacterized protein LOC115699171 codes for MLGRPQFSRTGSFRPENLGPNAMAMIGNLCFTLFVLGVLIFTIIAATYEPEDPLFHPTTKITTFLTSTSNATFKSDNTVTRTGEDFMASNQTAFSTFINITDVDKVSSGDNNQESGTAEGNSTDCEANVDIPIDCRDPDVFHLMMRAAIERFPDIHFYRFGKSVPAPEAWSCDMAWRFRPKEGKTANFYKDYRRFVISRSPNCTLSVVQIGDYHSGVNARKKKRNQTPGFEKRPLKQEEVKSLPVVGEAVNDSLPVVESEGSFSHGKYLMYVGGGDRCKNMNHYLWSFLCALGEAQYLNRTLVMDLSICLSSIYTSSNQDEEGKDFRFYFDFEHLKESASVLDKGQFWTDWNKWQKKDGLNLHLVEDFRVTPMKLSSVNDALIMRKFGTVEPDNYWYRVCEGETESAVRRPWHLIWKSRRLMDIVSGVASRLNWDYDSVHIVRGEKARNKELWPNLDQDTSPNSLLSTLQDKIEDGRNLYIATDEPDQSFFDPLKDKYTTHFLEEYKDLWGENSEWYSEMTKLNNGAPVEFDGYMRVSVDTEVFLRGKKQIETFNDLTKDCKDGINTCSTQSS; via the coding sequence atgttGGGTCGTCCTCAGTTTTCTAGGACCGGAAGCTTCCGGCCTGAGAATTTGGGTCCAAATGCCATGGCCATGATTGGAAACCTTTGCTTCACGTTGTTTGTTCTCGGAGTCTTAATCTTCACTATTATAGCCGCGACTTATGAACCGGAAGATCCTTTGTTTCACCCTACAACCAAGATCACCACTTTTCTTACTTCAACTTCCAATGCCACTTTCAAATCTGATAACACTGTGACAAGGACCGGTGAGGATTTCATGGCTTCCAATCAGACTGCGTTCTCTACTTTTATCAACATAACAGATGTGGACAAAGTGAGTAGTGGTGACAACAACCAAGAGAGTGGCACTGCTGAGGGGAACTCAACTGATTGTGAGGCTAATGTGGATATCCCAATTGATTGTAGGGACCCAGATGTGTTCCATTTGATGATGAGGGCAGCCATAGAACGGTTTCCGGATATTCATTTCTATCGGTTCGGGAAATCAGTTCCTGCACCTGAAGCATGGAGCTGTGATATGGCTTGGCGGTTTAGGCCTAAGGAAGGAAAGACTGCCAATTTTTACAAGGATTATAGGAGATTTGTGATTTCAAGGTCTCCAAATTGTACTCTTAGTGTGGTTCAGATTGGAGACTACCATAGTGGTGTCAATGCaaggaaaaagaagagaaatcaGACTCCTGGGTTTGAGAAGAGACCTCTGAAACAAGAAGAGGTTAAGTCTTTGCCTGTTGTTGGGGAAGCTGTAAATGATTCCCTTCCTGTTGTTGAGTCCGAAGGATCTTTCAGCCACGGCAAGTACTTGATGTATGTGGGTGGTGGAGACAGATGCAAGAACATGAATCATTACCTGTGGAGTTTCCTTTGTGCTCTCGGTGAAGCTCAGTACCTTAACCGAACTTTGGTTATGGATTTGAGTATTTGCCTGTCTTCAATTTACACTTCTTCCAATCAGGATGAGGAAGGGAAAGATTTCaggttttattttgattttgagcATTTGAAGGAGTCAGCCTCTGTGTTAGATAAGGGCCAGTTCTGGACTGATTGGAATAAATGGCAGAAGAAAGATGGGCTGAATCTTCATCTTGTGGAGGACTTCAGGGTCACGCCAATGAAACTTTCGAGTGTCAATGATGCTTTGATTATGAGAAAGTTTGGGACTGTGGAGCCTGATAATTACTGGTACAGGGTATGTGAAGGAGAAACAGAATCTGCTGTCCGGCGACCTTggcatttgatatggaaatcaAGAAGGTTGATGGATATAGTGTCTGGAGTTGCATCAAGATTGAACTGGGACTACGACTCCGTTCACATTGTGAGAGGAGAAAAGGCTAGGAACAAGGAGCTTTGGCCTAACCTTGATCAAGATACTTCACCAAATTCACTTCTGTCAACTTTGCAAGACAAAATTGAGGATGGAAGGAACCTTTACATTGCAACAGATGAACCTGATCAATCTTTCTTTGACCCTTTGAAAGACAAGTATACGACTCATTttcttgaagagtacaaggatCTTTGGGGTGAGAACAGTGAGTGGTACTCTGAGATGACTAAGCTGAACAACGGGGCTCCAGTCGAATTTGATGGATACATGAGGGTGTCTGTTGATACTGAAGTTTTCTTGAGAGGGAAAAAGCAGATTGAAACATTCAATGACCTCACCAAGGATTGCAAGGATGGCATCAACACATGCAGCACTCAATCAAGCTAA
- the LOC115699616 gene encoding ribonuclease E/G-like protein, chloroplastic isoform X3 — MELPSSNHLRIKDELFTESGTVTTSYEGSVSKRSFTERYQPVEEPWLLQSPLLSTVSESYEIVTNDMEKLEDPGKLLHKEENNLILKESASTIILINSSICTMQRIAVLEDGQLVELLLEPVKTNVQCDSVYLGVITKLVPHMGGAFLNIGSSRPSLMDIKQNREPFIFPPFRQRTTKLEVNGSVIEAIEEHIDAHGNKNTILDIEVMDEITNVSQEDSESSMHDDDEDHETEDELDVSEALAHNMNGSINGSFVDHGEAESNYEGDDTNGRELNIGGEANTSSFYAGINVSGNSQMPDLQDINDSKEKTKKDSRQATTNKNKWAEVQKGTKVIVQVVKEGLGTKGPTLTAYPKLRSRFWVLSTRCDRIGVSKKISGMERTRLKVIAKTLQPRGFGLTVRTVAAGHTLEELQKDLEGLLSTWKNIVEHAKSASLAADEGVEGAVPVILHRAMGQTLSVVQDYFNEKVERMVVDSGRTYHEVCNYLQEIAPDLCDRVELHKKGIPLFDEFNIEEEINSILSKRVLLSEGGSLVIEQTEALVSIDVNGGHVMLGHGNSQEKAILDVNLAAAKQIARELRLRDIGGIIVVDFIDMTDESNKRLVYEEVKKAVERDRSMVKVSELSKHGLMEITRKRVRPSVTFMISEPCNCCHGTGRVEALETSFSKIEQEISRLLVTKNKKADPGNPKSWPKFILRVDQHMCEYLTSGRRTRLAHLSSSLKVWILLKVARGFTRGAFEVKPFTEDKENEKKQQVGISALRPAKAKHNHSGKKVTVFPIKKWKGSKK; from the exons ATGGAGTTGCCATCGTCAAATCACCTGAGAATAAAGGATGAACTATTTACTGAGAGTGGCACAGTCACTACCTCTTATGAAGGCTCAGTTTCTAAAAGGTCTTTCACTGAAAGATATCAGCCTGTAGAGGAACCTTGGTTGCTCCAATCACCTCTATTATCTACTGTCTCTGAGAGCTATGAGATTGTGACGAATGACATGGAAAAGTTGGAGGACCCAGGAAAGTTGTTGCATAAGGAAGaaaataatttgattttgaaggAGTCTGCTTCTacaattattttaatcaattcttCAATATGTACCATGCAAAGAATTGCTGTATTAGAAGACGGGCAATTGGTTGAGTTGTTACTTGAACCAGTTAAAACCAATGTTCAGTGTGATAGCGTGTATCTTGGGGTGATCACAAAACTTGTTCCCCATATGGGTGGAGCTTTTTTGAACATTGGGAGTTCTAGACCTTCTCTTATGGACATTAAACAAAATAGGGAGCCATTCATATTCCCTCCATTTCGTCAAAGAACAACTAAGCTAGAAGTTAATGGTTCTGTGATTGAAGCTATTGAAGAGCATATAGACGCTCACGGAAACAAGAACACAATACTTGATATTGAAGTAATGGATGAGATAACAAATGTCTCCCAGGAAGACTCTGAATCATCTAtgcatgatgatgatgaggatcATGAGACTGAGGATGAGCTTGATGTTTCTGAAGCTCTTGCACACAATATGAATGGTAGTATTAATGGTAGTTTTGTTGACCATGGCGAAGCAGAATCTAATTACGAGGGTGATGATACAAATGGAAGAGAACTCAACATAGGAGGAGAAGCCAATACTAGTTCCTTCTACGCTGGCATAAATGTTTCTGGCAATTCTCAAATGCCTGACCTGCAAGATATTAATGATTCTAAGGAAAAAACTAAAAAGGATTCTAGGCAAGCAACTACTAACAAAAACAAATGGGCTGAAGTACAAAAAGGCACAAAAGTAATAGTACAAGTTGTCAAAGAGGGTTTGGGCACAAAAGGTCCTACACTAACTGCTTACCCAAAACTTCGTAGCAGATTCTGG GTTTTGAGTACTCGCTGTGACAGAATTGGAGTGTCAAAGAAAATCTCTGGTATGGAGCGTACACGCTTGAAAGTCATTGCAAAAACTTTGCAGCCTCGGGGTTTTGGTCTGACTGTCAGGACAGTTGCTGCTGGTCATACTTTAGAGGAATTGCAGAAGGACTTGGAAGGTCTGCTTTCAACTTGGAAGAACATTGTGGAACATGCAAAATCTGCTTCTCTTGCTGCAGATGAAGGTGTTGAAGGGGCTGTTCCAGTAATTCTGCATAGAGCAATGGGTCAAACTCTCTCGGTTGTCCAGGATTATTTTAATGAGAAG GTTGAAAGAATGGTGGTTGACTCTGGAAGGACTTATCATGAG GTATGTAATTACCTTCAGGAAATTGCCCCCGATCTTTGCGATCGAGTTGAATTACACAAGAAAGGAATTCCTCTTTTTGATGAATTCAATATTGAAGAAGAGATCAATAGTATTCTTAGTAAAAG GGTTCTTCTTTCTGAAGGAGGTTCTTTAGTAATTGAGCAAACTGAGGCATTAGTCTCTATCGATGTGAATGGTGGTCATGTGATGCTTGGTCATGGAAATTCACAGGAAAAAGCTATTCTTGATGTCAACCTTGCAGCTGCTAAACAA ATTGCAAGAGAGTTACGGCTGAGGGACATTGGTGGCATTATTGTGGTAGATTTTATTGATATGACAGATGAAT CAAATAAAAGACTGGTCTATGAAGAGGTTAAGAAAGCTGTTGAAAGAGACAGGTCAATGGTTAAGGTCTCAGAATTGTCGAAGCACGGACTAATGGAAATTACAAGAAAGAGG GTTCGACCTAGTGTGACATTTATGATTAGTGAACCGTGCAATTGTTGTCACGGTACTGGGAGAGTAGAAGCTCTGGAGACTTCATTCTCGAAAATTGAGCAAGAAATTTCTCGGTTATTA GTAACAAAGAACAAAAAAGCAGACCCCGGAAACCCCAAATCCTGGCCAAAATTCATCCTGCGGGTAGACCAACACATGTGCGAGTACTTGACCTCTGGGAGGAGGACACGACTTGCGCACTTGAGTAGTTCCCTCAAAGTTTGGATCCTTTTGAAG GTTGCTAGAGGCTTCACTCGAGGTGCATTTGAGGTCAAGCCATTTACAGAGGACAAGGAAAATGAAAAGAAACAGCAAGTCGGTATTTCAGCACTACGACCTGCTAAGGCCAAACATAACCACTCCGGCAAAAAAGTAACTGTGTTTCCAATAAAAAAGTGGAAGGGTAGTAAGAAATGA